A single window of Nitrospira lenta DNA harbors:
- a CDS encoding CBS domain-containing protein: MSTVSKIMSKHPHTVGPAVSVVSAAKKMRTARVGSLLVKKGKQLVGIVTDTDIVRRAVAAGKPLGRLTVEKIMTTPLCTIEGSESVHDAEDMMSDLGVRHLAVTKGGEIVGVVSVRDVMRFYKRYAQSSIAPGQRYSEPKISQD; this comes from the coding sequence ATGTCTACCGTATCCAAGATCATGAGCAAACATCCCCACACGGTCGGGCCGGCGGTGTCGGTTGTGAGTGCGGCGAAGAAGATGCGGACGGCCCGAGTCGGGTCGCTGCTGGTGAAGAAGGGCAAGCAGCTGGTGGGCATTGTGACGGACACGGATATTGTCCGCCGGGCGGTGGCGGCCGGAAAGCCTCTCGGCCGGCTGACAGTCGAGAAGATCATGACGACGCCCCTGTGCACGATCGAGGGAAGTGAGTCGGTCCATGATGCGGAAGACATGATGAGTGACCTTGGTGTGCGTCATCTGGCCGTGACGAAAGGCGGAGAGATTGTCGGCGTCGTCTCGGTGCGGGATGTGATGAGGTTCTATAAACGGTATGCCCAATCAAGCATTGCGCCTGGGCAGAGGTATTCTGAACCGAAGATTTCTCAAGATTAG